One stretch of Flavobacterium sp. 9 DNA includes these proteins:
- the ettA gene encoding energy-dependent translational throttle protein EttA, whose protein sequence is MSDDKKVIFSMQKLSKTYQGADKPVLKNIYLSFFYGAKIGILGLNGSGKSSLLKIIAGVDKNYQGDVVFQPGYTVGYLEQEPILDDSKTVIEIVREGAAETMAVLEEYNQINDLFGLEENYSDPDKMDKLMDRQAALQDKIDALGAWEIDTKLEIAMDALRTPEGDTPIKNLSGGERRRVALCRLLLQQPDVLLLDEPTNHLDAESVLWLEQHLAQYSGTVIAVTHDRYFLDNVAGWILELDRGEGIPWKGNYSSWLDQKSNRMAQEEKVASKRRKTLERELDWVRQGAKGRQTKQKARLQNYDKLLNEDQKQLDENLEIYIPNGPRLGTNVIEAKNVAKAFGEKLLYDNLNFTLPQAGIVGIIGPNGAGKSTIFKMIMGEQATDSGEFSVGETVKIAYVDQSHSNIDPNKSIWENFADGQELIMMGGKQVNSRAYLSRFNFGGGEQNKKVSMLSGGERNRLHLAMTLKEEGNVLLLDEPTNDLDVNTLRALEEGLENFAGCAVIISHDRWFLDRICTHILAFEGDSEVYYFEGGFSEYEENKKKRLGGDLTPKRLKYRKLIR, encoded by the coding sequence ATGTCAGACGATAAGAAAGTAATTTTCTCAATGCAAAAATTGAGCAAAACCTATCAGGGAGCAGACAAACCAGTGCTTAAAAACATTTATTTAAGTTTCTTTTACGGAGCTAAAATTGGTATTCTTGGACTAAATGGTTCTGGAAAATCTTCTCTTTTAAAGATTATTGCCGGAGTAGATAAAAATTATCAAGGAGATGTTGTTTTTCAACCAGGTTACACAGTTGGTTATTTAGAGCAAGAGCCAATTCTTGATGATTCTAAAACAGTTATCGAAATTGTTCGTGAAGGAGCTGCAGAAACGATGGCAGTTTTAGAAGAATACAATCAAATCAATGATTTATTTGGTCTTGAAGAAAACTATTCAGATCCAGATAAAATGGATAAATTGATGGATCGTCAGGCAGCATTGCAAGATAAAATCGATGCTCTTGGTGCTTGGGAAATCGATACAAAACTTGAAATCGCAATGGATGCGTTACGTACTCCAGAAGGTGATACACCTATTAAAAACCTTTCAGGTGGAGAGCGTCGTCGTGTAGCTTTATGTCGTTTGTTGTTGCAACAGCCTGATGTATTATTACTTGATGAGCCTACCAACCACCTTGATGCTGAGTCAGTTCTTTGGCTAGAGCAACACTTAGCACAATATTCAGGAACTGTAATTGCTGTAACGCACGATAGATATTTCCTTGACAATGTTGCTGGTTGGATTCTTGAGTTAGATAGAGGAGAAGGTATTCCATGGAAAGGAAATTATTCTTCTTGGTTAGACCAAAAATCAAACCGTATGGCGCAAGAAGAAAAAGTAGCTTCAAAACGTAGAAAAACTTTAGAGCGCGAGCTTGACTGGGTTCGTCAAGGAGCAAAAGGTCGTCAGACAAAACAAAAAGCGCGTTTACAGAATTACGATAAATTATTAAACGAAGATCAAAAACAACTGGATGAAAATCTGGAAATTTATATCCCGAACGGTCCACGTTTAGGAACAAATGTTATCGAAGCTAAAAATGTTGCAAAAGCATTTGGAGAAAAATTATTATATGATAATTTAAACTTCACTTTGCCACAAGCCGGAATAGTTGGAATCATTGGACCAAACGGTGCTGGTAAATCTACCATTTTCAAAATGATTATGGGAGAACAAGCTACGGATAGCGGAGAATTTTCAGTTGGAGAAACTGTAAAAATTGCTTACGTAGATCAATCGCACTCTAATATTGATCCGAATAAATCTATCTGGGAAAATTTTGCAGATGGTCAGGAATTAATTATGATGGGAGGAAAGCAAGTTAACTCAAGAGCTTACCTTTCTCGTTTTAACTTTGGTGGAGGCGAGCAAAATAAGAAAGTTTCAATGTTATCAGGTGGTGAGCGTAACCGTTTGCACTTAGCAATGACGTTGAAAGAAGAAGGAAACGTACTTTTGCTGGATGAGCCTACGAATGATTTAGATGTAAATACACTTCGTGCACTTGAAGAAGGTTTAGAGAATTTTGCTGGTTGTGCCGTAATTATTTCGCACGATAGATGGTTCTTAGATAGAATTTGTACACACATTCTAGCTTTCGAAGGAGATTCTGAAGTTTACTATTTCGAAGGAGGTTTCTCTGAATACGAAGAAAACAAGAAGAAACGTTTAGGTGGTGATTTAACTCCAAAACGTTTGAAATACAGAAAATTAATCAGATAA
- the holA gene encoding DNA polymerase III subunit delta translates to MDEVVKIVNDIKAGNIKPIYFLMGEEPYYIDKLSEYIEQNVLSEEERGFNQTVLYGRDVSVEDIVSTAKRYPMMADRQVVIVKEAQDLSRTIDKIESYVNNPMETTVLVFCYKYKTLDKRKKVTKLLAQNGIVYESKKLYENQVGDWIKRVLAGKKYTIDPKANAMLVEFLGTDLSKINNELEKLQIILPQGTVITPQHIEENIGFSKDYNVFELRKAIGERNQLKAYIIAENFAHNPKEYPLVMTTGLVFGFFVQLLKYHGLKDKNPKNVAAAIGVNPYFLKEYDLAIKNYPMRKVSQIVGALRDVDVKSKGVGASALPQSDLLKEMLYKIFN, encoded by the coding sequence ATGGACGAAGTTGTAAAAATTGTTAACGATATAAAGGCCGGAAATATTAAACCGATATATTTTTTAATGGGTGAAGAACCTTATTATATAGATAAATTGTCGGAATATATTGAGCAAAATGTTCTTTCGGAAGAAGAGAGAGGATTTAATCAAACGGTATTATATGGTAGAGATGTTTCTGTAGAAGATATTGTTTCAACGGCCAAGCGCTATCCTATGATGGCTGATCGTCAAGTTGTTATCGTAAAAGAAGCGCAGGATTTATCAAGAACAATTGATAAAATAGAATCGTATGTCAATAATCCGATGGAAACAACTGTTCTTGTTTTTTGTTATAAATATAAAACACTTGACAAACGTAAAAAAGTAACTAAATTGCTTGCTCAAAACGGAATCGTTTACGAAAGTAAAAAACTTTATGAAAACCAAGTTGGAGATTGGATAAAACGCGTTCTTGCCGGAAAAAAGTACACAATTGATCCTAAAGCAAACGCCATGTTGGTGGAGTTTCTAGGTACGGATTTGAGTAAAATTAATAACGAATTAGAGAAATTACAGATTATTTTACCGCAAGGAACTGTAATTACGCCGCAACATATTGAGGAAAATATTGGCTTTAGTAAAGATTATAATGTCTTTGAACTTAGAAAAGCAATTGGAGAACGTAATCAGCTAAAAGCATATATAATAGCGGAGAATTTTGCTCATAATCCAAAGGAATATCCGTTGGTAATGACAACAGGTTTGGTTTTTGGATTTTTTGTTCAGCTTTTAAAATACCATGGATTAAAGGATAAAAACCCTAAAAACGTTGCTGCTGCAATTGGTGTAAATCCTTATTTTTTAAAGGAATATGATTTAGCCATAAAGAATTATCCTATGCGAAAAGTGAGTCAGATTGTTGGTGCCTTGCGAGATGTTGATGTAAAAAGTAAAGGAGTAGGAGCAAGTGCATTACCACAGTCAGATTTGTTAAAAGAAATGCTTTACAAAATATTTAATTAA
- a CDS encoding glycosyltransferase family 2 protein produces the protein MDKIAVVILNWNGVKLLEQFLPSVVQFSEGATIYVADNASTDDSINFVKQNFPTIKIVQNSGNYGFAKGYNDALQHIDAEIYALVNSDIEVTENWLQPIIHTFDTEIQTAIIQPKILDFKKKEYFEYAGAAGGFIDKYGFPFCRGRIFDTIEKDNGQYDDNCELFWASGACFFIRSKVYHELKGFDETFFAHQEEIDLCWRAANEGHIIKYNSGSVVYHVGGATLQQGNPKKTFLNFRNSLLMLVKNLPKKGLFFVIFFRMVLDGIAGIRFLTQGKFSHTFAILKAHFSFYCLSLKYLSKRKDFQIQQYYTVKSIVYLYYIRKLGVFKEIFNTKQNIKN, from the coding sequence TTGGATAAAATAGCTGTTGTCATTTTAAATTGGAACGGTGTAAAGTTGTTGGAACAATTTTTACCCTCGGTCGTTCAATTTTCAGAAGGAGCCACTATATATGTCGCAGATAATGCTTCTACAGATGATTCTATAAATTTTGTCAAACAAAACTTCCCTACTATTAAAATTGTTCAGAATAGTGGAAATTATGGTTTTGCAAAAGGTTATAATGATGCATTACAACACATAGATGCTGAGATTTATGCTTTAGTAAATTCAGATATTGAAGTGACAGAAAATTGGCTTCAACCTATAATTCATACTTTTGATACTGAAATACAAACTGCTATAATTCAGCCTAAAATTCTTGATTTTAAGAAAAAGGAATACTTTGAATACGCTGGTGCAGCCGGAGGATTTATCGATAAATATGGTTTTCCTTTCTGTCGTGGCCGAATTTTTGATACAATCGAAAAAGATAACGGACAATACGACGATAATTGCGAATTATTCTGGGCTTCAGGAGCTTGTTTTTTTATCAGAAGCAAAGTATATCATGAATTAAAAGGATTCGACGAAACGTTTTTTGCGCATCAGGAAGAAATCGATTTATGCTGGAGAGCTGCAAATGAAGGCCATATTATAAAATACAATTCAGGATCTGTTGTGTATCATGTTGGAGGTGCCACATTGCAACAAGGAAATCCGAAAAAGACATTTTTGAATTTTAGAAATTCACTATTAATGCTTGTCAAAAACTTACCTAAAAAGGGGTTGTTTTTTGTGATTTTCTTCCGAATGGTTTTAGATGGTATCGCCGGTATCCGCTTTCTTACACAAGGTAAGTTCAGCCATACTTTTGCTATTTTAAAGGCGCACTTCTCTTTTTATTGCCTATCTTTAAAATATCTAAGTAAAAGAAAAGATTTTCAAATACAGCAATACTATACCGTTAAAAGTATCGTTTACCTATATTACATCAGGAAATTGGGTGTTTTTAAAGAAATCTTTAACACTAAACAAAATATTAAAAACTAA
- a CDS encoding type I restriction enzyme HsdR N-terminal domain-containing protein, with protein sequence MQQLNFPTYTFRFKNSENKVSIFDEIRKKFIILTPEEWVRQHVVHFLMNEKKYPKSLINVEKVLTVNGLRKRYDVVVFNSDGTIHILVECKAPEVKISQATFDQIARYNMTMKARFLNVTNGLSHFYCQMDFENEKYQFLRDLPDYKK encoded by the coding sequence ATGCAGCAATTAAATTTTCCTACTTATACTTTCCGATTCAAAAATAGCGAAAATAAAGTGTCTATTTTTGATGAAATCAGGAAAAAATTTATCATTCTTACTCCTGAAGAATGGGTTCGTCAACATGTTGTTCATTTTTTAATGAATGAAAAAAAATACCCAAAATCGCTTATTAATGTAGAAAAAGTTTTAACTGTCAACGGATTACGAAAACGATACGATGTTGTTGTCTTTAATTCAGATGGTACAATACATATATTAGTGGAATGCAAAGCGCCTGAAGTAAAAATTTCTCAGGCAACTTTTGATCAAATTGCCCGTTATAACATGACAATGAAGGCACGGTTTTTGAATGTAACGAATGGTCTCAGCCATTTTTATTGTCAGATGGATTTTGAAAACGAAAAATACCAGTTTTTAAGAGACTTGCCAGATTATAAGAAATAA
- a CDS encoding thiol-disulfide oxidoreductase DCC family protein, with protein MQNLPENKKIILFDGVCNLCNGAVQFIIKNDKKDTFRFVALQSELGIEICNYIGVDQTKIDSIILYNPGVAYYYKSTAAIKIAEELGGIYSLISIFKIFPEKVRNYIYDYIAKNRYKWYGKKESCMIPTPELRNKFI; from the coding sequence ATGCAAAACCTTCCAGAAAACAAAAAAATAATTCTCTTCGACGGTGTTTGCAATTTATGCAACGGCGCTGTTCAGTTTATTATCAAAAATGATAAGAAAGATACTTTCCGTTTTGTGGCTTTGCAATCAGAATTAGGAATTGAGATTTGCAATTATATTGGCGTTGATCAAACTAAAATCGATAGTATAATTTTATACAATCCTGGTGTTGCGTATTATTACAAATCTACAGCTGCAATTAAAATCGCTGAAGAGCTTGGAGGAATTTATAGTTTGATTTCTATTTTTAAAATATTTCCGGAAAAAGTTCGAAATTATATTTACGATTATATTGCGAAGAATCGTTATAAATGGTACGGCAAAAAAGAAAGCTGTATGATTCCAACTCCTGAATTGAGGAATAAATTTATTTAA
- a CDS encoding ATP-dependent helicase, whose translation MQKYIDQLNEAQRQPVLKKDGPMIIIAGAGSGKTRVLTIRIAYLMAQGIDAFNILSLTFTNKAAREMKHRISDIVGASEAKNLWMGTFHSIFARILRAESEHLGYPSNFTIYDSQDSARLISSIIKEMQLDRDIYKPKQILGRISNYKNSLITVKAYFNNPELVEADAMAKRPRLGEIYQQYVERCFKAGAMDFDDLLLKTNELLTRFPEVLAKYQNRFRYILVDEYQDTNHSQYLIVRALSDKFQNICVVGDDAQSIYAFRGANINNILNFQKDYEGVIMFRLEQNYRSTRNIVEAANTVMEHNKTKLDKVVWTANDFGQKIKVHRSLTDAEEGRFVASTIFEQKMQNQLHNGSFAILYRTNAQSRAMEDALRKRDIPYRIYGGLSFYQRKEIKDVLCYLRLVINPKDEEALVRVINYPARGIGDTTVEKLTIAANHYKRSIWEVMVNIDKIDLKLNAGTKNKINDFVTMIQSFQVIDQNQDAFYITDYVAKKTGLVQELKKDATPEGMAKIQNIEELLNGLKDFTEGQKEIDGARGALSEFMEDVALATDLDKDTSDEDRVALMTIHLAKGLEFPHVFVVGMEEDLFPSAMSMSTRSELEEERRLFYVALTRAEHQAYLTYAQSRYRWGKLTDSEPSRFIEEIDGQYLEYLTPAETNYRYKSPIDGDIFGDIDKSKLRLAKPIGSTPPKHVTDNHPKPDLNIRKLKPVTGTNPNSAAPNLFDNKLTIGNVVMHERFGKGEVVNLEGVGADKKAEIKFEVGGLKKLLLRFAKLDVVG comes from the coding sequence ATGCAAAAGTACATTGATCAACTCAATGAAGCGCAACGACAACCCGTGCTGAAAAAAGACGGGCCAATGATTATTATTGCTGGTGCAGGTTCGGGAAAAACCCGTGTTTTAACTATTAGAATTGCTTATTTGATGGCGCAAGGAATTGACGCTTTCAATATTTTATCGCTTACGTTTACGAACAAAGCTGCTCGTGAAATGAAGCACAGGATTTCGGATATTGTGGGTGCATCTGAGGCAAAAAATCTTTGGATGGGAACTTTTCACTCGATTTTTGCACGTATTCTTCGTGCGGAATCGGAGCATTTGGGATATCCATCCAATTTTACCATTTATGATTCTCAGGATTCGGCGAGACTGATTTCTTCTATTATTAAGGAGATGCAGTTGGATCGTGATATTTATAAACCAAAACAGATTTTAGGTCGTATATCTAATTATAAAAACAGTTTAATTACGGTAAAAGCGTATTTCAATAATCCTGAATTGGTAGAGGCCGATGCAATGGCTAAAAGACCACGTTTAGGAGAAATTTATCAGCAATATGTAGAGCGTTGTTTTAAAGCAGGCGCGATGGATTTTGATGATTTGTTATTGAAAACCAATGAATTATTGACTCGTTTTCCTGAGGTTTTGGCAAAATATCAGAATCGTTTCAGATATATTCTGGTTGATGAGTACCAGGATACGAATCACTCTCAGTATTTGATTGTTAGGGCTTTGTCTGATAAGTTTCAAAATATTTGTGTTGTTGGTGATGATGCGCAGAGTATTTATGCTTTCCGTGGAGCAAATATTAATAACATTCTGAATTTCCAGAAGGATTATGAAGGCGTAATTATGTTTCGTTTAGAGCAAAATTATCGTTCAACAAGAAATATTGTTGAAGCGGCAAATACGGTGATGGAGCACAATAAAACAAAACTTGATAAAGTTGTTTGGACTGCAAATGATTTTGGACAAAAAATCAAAGTACACCGCAGTTTAACGGATGCCGAAGAAGGACGTTTTGTTGCAAGTACGATTTTTGAACAAAAAATGCAGAATCAATTGCATAATGGTTCGTTTGCGATTTTGTACCGTACCAATGCACAATCTCGTGCAATGGAGGATGCGTTGAGAAAACGTGATATTCCTTATCGAATTTATGGAGGTTTGTCATTCTATCAACGTAAAGAGATCAAAGACGTTTTGTGTTATTTACGTTTGGTAATTAATCCAAAAGATGAGGAAGCGTTGGTTCGTGTAATCAATTATCCGGCACGTGGAATTGGTGATACTACTGTTGAAAAACTTACGATTGCTGCCAATCACTACAAACGTTCGATTTGGGAAGTGATGGTGAATATTGATAAAATTGACTTGAAATTAAACGCTGGAACGAAGAATAAAATCAATGATTTTGTTACGATGATTCAGAGTTTTCAAGTAATTGATCAAAATCAGGATGCTTTTTATATTACAGATTATGTAGCTAAAAAAACCGGTCTTGTTCAGGAATTGAAGAAAGATGCAACGCCGGAAGGAATGGCGAAGATTCAGAATATCGAAGAGCTTTTGAATGGTTTAAAAGATTTTACTGAAGGACAAAAAGAAATTGATGGCGCAAGAGGAGCTTTGTCTGAATTTATGGAAGATGTGGCGCTTGCAACTGATTTAGATAAAGATACATCTGATGAAGATCGTGTGGCTTTGATGACGATTCACTTGGCAAAAGGACTTGAATTTCCGCACGTTTTTGTGGTAGGAATGGAGGAAGATTTGTTTCCGAGTGCGATGAGTATGAGTACCAGAAGTGAATTAGAAGAAGAACGTCGATTATTTTACGTAGCTTTAACTCGTGCAGAACATCAGGCATATTTGACTTACGCACAATCGCGTTATCGTTGGGGGAAATTGACAGATAGTGAACCGTCACGTTTTATTGAAGAAATCGACGGACAATATCTGGAATATCTTACTCCTGCGGAAACTAATTATAGATACAAATCGCCAATTGATGGTGACATTTTTGGAGATATTGATAAATCTAAATTGCGTTTAGCAAAACCAATTGGTTCAACGCCACCAAAACATGTTACGGATAATCATCCAAAACCGGATTTGAATATTCGTAAACTAAAACCTGTTACAGGAACTAATCCAAATAGTGCTGCGCCAAATTTATTCGACAATAAATTGACGATTGGAAATGTTGTAATGCATGAACGTTTTGGAAAAGGTGAAGTTGTAAATCTGGAAGGTGTTGGAGCGGATAAAAAAGCCGAAATAAAATTTGAAGTGGGAGGTCTTAAAAAATTGTTACTTCGTTTTGCTAAATTGGATGTTGTTGGTTAA
- a CDS encoding OmpA family protein, which translates to MRKIVIALTVLMALTSCVSKKEYAALEAKNKEIQDLLNSCTVKLNSCLEEKAGLAATAESYKAHNQDLINSSKDLTVLTTKGAENLEKSLESLKEKDLKISRLQDALTKKDSVTLALVTSLKGAVGINDPDIEINVEKGVVFISIADKLLFKSGSYDVSDKAKSVLAKVAKVVNDKPDFECMVEGHTDDVPYKSNGIILDNWDLSVKRSTSIVRVLTNDLGVNPAKLIAAGRSSYVPLVANDTPENKARNRRTRIVVMPKIDQFYDMIEKEMKKQAK; encoded by the coding sequence ATGAGAAAAATAGTTATCGCACTAACAGTATTAATGGCCTTAACTTCGTGCGTATCGAAAAAAGAATATGCAGCATTAGAAGCTAAGAACAAAGAGATTCAGGATTTATTAAACTCTTGCACCGTAAAATTAAATTCTTGTCTTGAAGAAAAAGCTGGACTTGCTGCTACAGCTGAAAGCTACAAAGCACATAATCAAGACTTAATCAATAGCTCTAAAGATTTAACAGTATTAACTACTAAAGGAGCTGAAAATCTTGAAAAATCTTTAGAAAGTTTAAAAGAGAAAGATTTAAAAATATCTAGACTTCAAGATGCTTTAACTAAAAAAGACAGTGTTACACTTGCTTTAGTTACTAGTTTAAAAGGAGCAGTTGGTATTAACGATCCAGATATCGAAATCAATGTAGAAAAAGGAGTTGTATTTATCTCTATTGCAGATAAATTATTATTTAAAAGCGGAAGCTATGACGTAAGCGACAAAGCAAAATCTGTTTTAGCTAAAGTTGCAAAAGTAGTAAATGACAAACCAGATTTCGAATGTATGGTTGAAGGTCACACAGATGACGTTCCTTACAAAAGCAACGGTATAATCTTAGACAACTGGGATTTAAGTGTTAAACGTTCTACATCTATTGTACGTGTTTTAACAAACGATCTTGGAGTTAACCCTGCAAAATTAATTGCTGCTGGTAGAAGTTCTTACGTACCATTAGTTGCTAATGATACTCCAGAAAACAAAGCTCGTAACAGAAGAACTCGTATTGTGGTTATGCCAAAAATCGATCAATTCTATGATATGATTGAAAAAGAAATGAAAAAACAAGCTAAATAA
- a CDS encoding CAL67264 family membrane protein translates to MGMNKNTVLGWATFIMILMGLLLIGLGAFRYSDVSGWGFAAAGVGFLANAWVFNALKGRV, encoded by the coding sequence ATGGGAATGAATAAAAATACCGTTTTAGGATGGGCTACTTTTATAATGATACTTATGGGATTGTTACTTATAGGTCTTGGAGCTTTTAGATATAGTGATGTATCAGGCTGGGGATTTGCCGCAGCAGGAGTTGGCTTTTTAGCTAATGCCTGGGTTTTTAATGCGTTGAAAGGTAGAGTTTAA
- a CDS encoding L-threonylcarbamoyladenylate synthase — protein sequence MAEFIKIYPDKPSEAAIAKVVKVLQNGGLVIYPTDTVYGLGCDITNSRALEKIAKIKGVKLEKANFSFICHDLSNLSDYVRQIDTSTFKILKRALPGPYTFILPGNNNLPKEFKKKTTVGIRVPDNNIILEIVRQLGNPVVSTSIRDEDDVIEYTTDPELIFEKWQNIVDLVIDGGYGDNVGSTIIDLSDYEPVIVREGKGDIGIL from the coding sequence ATGGCTGAGTTCATAAAAATATATCCGGATAAACCTAGTGAGGCAGCAATTGCCAAAGTGGTAAAAGTGCTTCAGAATGGAGGATTGGTAATTTACCCAACTGATACTGTTTATGGTTTAGGTTGTGATATTACAAATTCACGTGCATTGGAGAAAATTGCAAAAATTAAAGGTGTGAAACTAGAGAAAGCAAATTTCTCGTTCATTTGTCATGATCTGAGTAATTTATCAGATTATGTTCGTCAGATTGATACATCGACTTTCAAGATTCTGAAAAGAGCTTTGCCGGGACCTTATACTTTTATTTTGCCTGGAAATAATAATTTACCAAAAGAGTTTAAAAAGAAAACTACTGTTGGTATTCGTGTTCCTGATAATAATATTATTTTAGAAATTGTTCGCCAATTAGGAAATCCTGTGGTTTCAACTTCTATTAGAGATGAAGATGATGTGATTGAATATACTACAGATCCTGAATTAATTTTTGAAAAATGGCAGAATATTGTCGATTTAGTTATCGATGGTGGCTATGGTGACAATGTTGGATCGACCATTATTGACTTATCAGATTATGAGCCAGTTATTGTGAGAGAAGGTAAGGGCGATATTGGTATTTTGTAA